Proteins from a genomic interval of Zingiber officinale cultivar Zhangliang chromosome 1B, Zo_v1.1, whole genome shotgun sequence:
- the LOC121983834 gene encoding C2 and GRAM domain-containing protein At1g03370-like isoform X3 — MDSLKEDKMNAVTFVDRVCQFFGGKNCGTTCSSSRDVSPEKVQVSSTDETLTVQTVDAGSDVPYDELLKIIKPKLQGVEMLADLPGGVLLDQSYSTAPADLNSFLFSPSSNFWQSLADIQGTTEFQAGPWRLENDGETLKRVVTYTKAATRIVKAVAATDEQTYLKADGKNFAVLSSVSTPDVPFGSSFRVEILFSIMPGPVLPSEEQSSRLVISWRMNFLQSTMMKSMIENGARQGLKDSYSEFADFLSQSIKPIDLKETATSKEQILASLQIEKESGWKLAYRFFGNFTVLSTVFAILYVLIHIILANPSTIQGLEFPGLDLPDSIGEIVVCGVLVLRGRLFLNTVGRYLQARKQRGSDHGVKAQGDGWLLTVALIEGSNLAAVDSTGYSDPYVVFSCNGKTKTSSIKFQTPNPQWNEVFEFDAMDDPPSMMNVDVYDFDGPFDEATSLGHAEINFVKSNLSDLVDVWIPLEGNLAQTCQSKLHLRVFLNNTRGNEVVMEYITKMEKEVGKKIVLRSPQTNSAFQKLFGLPPEEFLINDFTCHLKRKMPTQGRIFLSPRIIGFHSNLFGHKTKFFFLWEDIDDIQVAPPSLATMGSPSLLIILRKGRGMDAKHGAKAADPDGRLRFQFQSFVSFSVANRTIMALWRARALTPEQKMQLLEEESGAKNLHSEESGSFLGLEDAKMSDVFSSVIDLYINSLMELFDGGSVEQSVMEKIGCVDYTVSQWEPVRADVYQRQIHYKFDKNLSRYGGEVTSTQQKTPLPDKKGWLIEEVMALQGVLLGDYFNLHLRYQIEDLSPKLRACNVIVSLGIAWLKSTKHQKRIAKNVISNSSLRLKDMFAQLENELHAK; from the exons ATGGACTCTCTCAAGGAAGACAAAATGAATGCAGTTACTTTTGTGGATCGAGTGTGTCAGTTTTTTGGTGGGAAAAATTGTGGGACCACTTGTTCTTCCAGTAGGGATGTTAGCCCAGAAAAAGTTCAAGTTTCATCAACTGACGAAACTTTGACTGTGCAAACAGTTGATGCTGGCTCTGATGTCCCATATGATGAATTATTGAAAATCATAAAACCAAAGTTACAAGGAGTTGAAATGCTTGCAGATTTGCCCGGGGGTGTACTTCTTGATCAATCTTATTCTACTGCTCCAGCTGATCTGAACTCGTTTCTCTTTTCTCCAAGTTCAAATTTTTGGCAATCACTAGCTGACATTCAAGGAACAACTGAATTTCAAGCTGGACCTTGGAGACTAGAAAATGATGGAGAGACCTTGAAAAGAGTGGTCACATACACGAAAGCTGCAACAAGAATAGTGAAGGCTGTGGCAGCTACAGATGAGCAGACTTATCTGAAAGCTGACGGGAAAAATTTTGCTGTCCTGTCAAGTGTAAGCACCCCAGATGTGCCTTTTGGTAGCTCTTTCAGGGTAGAGATTCTTTTCTCTATAATGCCAGGCCCTGTGTTGCCATCTGAAGAACAATCATCACGTTTGGTAATATCTTGGCGCATGAATTTTCTGCAGAGCACAATGATGAAATCAATGATCGAAAATGGAGCAAGGCAAGGTTTGAAGGATAGCTATAGTGAGTTTGCTGATTTCCTATCACAGAGTATCAAACCTATTGATTTAAAAGAAACTGCTACAAGTAAGGAGCAGATTTTAGCTTCTTTGCAAATTGAGAAGGAGTCTGGCTGGAAATTAGCATATCGGTTCTTCGGGAACTTTACAGTTTTATCGACTGTGTTTGCAATATTATATGTTCTCATTCACATCATTCTTGCAAATCCTAGTACAATCCAGGGTCTTGAATTTCCTGGCCTAGACCTACCAGATTCAATAGGTGAAATTGTTGTCTGTGGAGTTCTTGTTCTACGAGGACGGCTTTTTCTAAACACGGTAGGACGCTACCTACAGGCCAGGAAGCAAAGAG GCAGTGATCATGGGGTCAAAGCACAAGGGGATGGATGGTTATTAACTGTTGCTTTAATAGAAGGTAGTAACCTAGCAGCTGTGGACTCGACTGGATATTCTGATCCTTATGTTGTCTTTTCTTGCAATGGAAAAACTAAAACAAGCTCAATCAAGTTCCAAACGCCAAATCCTCAGTGGAATG AAGTTTTTGAATTCGATGCTATGGATGATCCCCCATCTATGATGAATGTTGATGTTTATGACTTTGATGGACCTTTCGATGAAGCTACATCCCTTGGTCATGCTGAAATTAACTTTGTAAAGTCGAACTTATCGGACTTGGTTGATGTATGGATTCCTCTTGAGGGAAATTTAGCTCAGACATGTCAGTCTAAGCTACATTTGAGGGTTTTCTTAAACAATACACGAGGTAATGAGGTTGTCATGGAATACATAACGAAGATGGAGAAAGAGGTTGGAAAAAAG ATAGTCTTGCGGTCTCCTCAAACGAATTCTGCCTTTCAAAAGCTCTTTGGTCTGCCACCAGAAGAGTTTCTCATCAATGATTTTACTTGTCATCTGAAGCGTAAAATGCCTACCCAG GGTCGCATTTTTCTGTCTCCTAGAATAATTGGCTTCCACTCTAACCTTTTTGGACACAAGACCAAGTTTTTCTTTCTTTGGGAGGATATTGATGATATACAAGTGGCTCCTCCATCACTGGCAACTATGGGAAGCCCTTCTCTTTTAATCATCTTGCGCAAAGGCAGAGGTATGGATGCAAAGCATGGAGCTAAGGCAGCTGACCCAGATGGAAGACTGCGGTTCCAGTTCCAGTCGTTTGTTTCATTCAGTGTCGCTAACAG GACAATCATGGCTCTGTGGAGAGCTAGAGCCTTGACCCCTGAGCAGAAGATGCAGTTACTTGAAGAAGAATCTGGAGCAAAAAACCTGCATAGCGAAGAGAGTGGGTCCTTCTTAGGGTTAGAAGATGCTAAAATGTCGGATGTCTTCTCCTCCGTTATCGATCTCTAT ATTAATTCACTGATGGAGTTATTTGATGGAGGTTCTGTGGAGcaaagtgtgatggaaaaaatTGGATGTGTCGACTACACTGTTTCTCAGTGGGAACCCGTACGAGCTGATGTGTACCAAAGGCAAATTCACTACAAATTTGATAAAAATTTGTCTCGCTATGGAGGGGAAGTGACGAGCACCCAGCAAAAAACTCCTCTGCCTGATAAAAAAGGGTGGCTGATTGAAGAAGTGATGGCTCTCCAAGGTGTTTTGCTTGGGGACTATTTCAAC CTTCACTTGAGATATCAGATTGAGGATCTGTCCCCTAAACTGAGAGCATGCAATGTGATCGTGTCATTGGGGATAGCTTGGCTGAAGAGCACCAAGCATCAAAAGAGGATAGCAAAGAATGTTATATCAAATTCATCACTTCGACTGAAGGACATGTTTGCACAACTCGAGAATGAACTACACGCAAAGTAG
- the LOC121983834 gene encoding C2 and GRAM domain-containing protein At1g03370-like isoform X2: MDLNGLSDPYVKLQLGKHRAKTKVVKKNLNPFWDEEFNFRVGDLSEELIVSVLDEDKYFTDDFLGQVKVPLSKVLDSSNLSLGTTWYQLQPKGKKLKSKDCGEICLTISLYQKNIEQAVRSVSDDLISNSDRSSELTKGRNSVSSNGDTELTAVSETNEMDSLKEDKMNAVTFVDRVCQFFGGKNCGTTCSSSRDVSPEKVQVSSTDETLTVQTVDAGSDVPYDELLKIIKPKLQGVEMLADLPGGVLLDQSYSTAPADLNSFLFSPSSNFWQSLADIQGTTEFQAGPWRLENDGETLKRVVTYTKAATRIVKAVAATDEQTYLKADGKNFAVLSSVSTPDVPFGSSFRVEILFSIMPGPVLPSEEQSSRLVISWRMNFLQSTMMKSMIENGARQGLKDSYSEFADFLSQSIKPIDLKETATSKEQILASLQIEKESGWKLAYRFFGNFTVLSTVFAILYVLIHIILANPSTIQGLEFPGLDLPDSIGEIVVCGVLVLRGRLFLNTVGRYLQARKQRGSDHGVKAQGDGWLLTVALIEGSNLAAVDSTGYSDPYVVFSCNGKTKTSSIKFQTPNPQWNEVFEFDAMDDPPSMMNVDVYDFDGPFDEATSLGHAEINFVKSNLSDLVDVWIPLEGNLAQTCQSKLHLRVFLNNTRGNEVVMEYITKMEKEVGKKIVLRSPQTNSAFQKLFGLPPEEFLINDFTCHLKRKMPTQGRIFLSPRIIGFHSNLFGHKTKFFFLWEDIDDIQVAPPSLATMGSPSLLIILRKGRGMDAKHGAKAADPDGRLRFQFQSFVSFSVANRTIMALWRARALTPEQKMQLLEEESGAKNLHSEESGSFLGLEDAKMSDVFSSVIDLYINSLMELFDGGSVEQSVMEKIGCVDYTVSQWEPVRADVYQRQIHYKFDKNLSRYGGEVTSTQQKTPLPDKKGWLIEEVMALQGVLLGDYFNLHLRYQIEDLSPKLRACNVIVSLGIAWLKSTKHQKRIAKNVISNSSLRLKDMFAQLENELHAK; the protein is encoded by the exons ATGGATCTGAATGGTTTGAGTGATCCTTATGTGAAATTACAGCTAGGAAAACACCGAGCAAAAACTAAGGTTGTTAAAAAGAATCTCAACCCTTTTTGGGATGAAGAGTTTAACTTTCGGGTGGGAGATCTTAGTGAGGAGCTCATAGTGAGTGTCTTGGATGAAGATAAGTACTTCACTGATGATTTTCTGGGCCAGGTGAAGGTTCCACTGTCCAAAGTATTGGATTCTAGCAATTTGTCACTTGGAACGACCTGGTATCAGTTGCAGCCCAAGGGCAAAAAGTTGAAGAGCAAAGATTGTG GAGAAATCTGTCTCACTATATCCTTGTATCAGAAAAACATTGAACAAGCAGTGCGTTCTGTTTCTGATGATCTCATATCAAACTCTGATAGGTCAAGTGAGTTGACAAAGGGAAGGAATTCAGTCTCTTCCAATGGTGATACAGAACTAACTGCTGTGTCAGAAACTAATGAAATGGACTCTCTCAAGGAAGACAAAATGAATGCAGTTACTTTTGTGGATCGAGTGTGTCAGTTTTTTGGTGGGAAAAATTGTGGGACCACTTGTTCTTCCAGTAGGGATGTTAGCCCAGAAAAAGTTCAAGTTTCATCAACTGACGAAACTTTGACTGTGCAAACAGTTGATGCTGGCTCTGATGTCCCATATGATGAATTATTGAAAATCATAAAACCAAAGTTACAAGGAGTTGAAATGCTTGCAGATTTGCCCGGGGGTGTACTTCTTGATCAATCTTATTCTACTGCTCCAGCTGATCTGAACTCGTTTCTCTTTTCTCCAAGTTCAAATTTTTGGCAATCACTAGCTGACATTCAAGGAACAACTGAATTTCAAGCTGGACCTTGGAGACTAGAAAATGATGGAGAGACCTTGAAAAGAGTGGTCACATACACGAAAGCTGCAACAAGAATAGTGAAGGCTGTGGCAGCTACAGATGAGCAGACTTATCTGAAAGCTGACGGGAAAAATTTTGCTGTCCTGTCAAGTGTAAGCACCCCAGATGTGCCTTTTGGTAGCTCTTTCAGGGTAGAGATTCTTTTCTCTATAATGCCAGGCCCTGTGTTGCCATCTGAAGAACAATCATCACGTTTGGTAATATCTTGGCGCATGAATTTTCTGCAGAGCACAATGATGAAATCAATGATCGAAAATGGAGCAAGGCAAGGTTTGAAGGATAGCTATAGTGAGTTTGCTGATTTCCTATCACAGAGTATCAAACCTATTGATTTAAAAGAAACTGCTACAAGTAAGGAGCAGATTTTAGCTTCTTTGCAAATTGAGAAGGAGTCTGGCTGGAAATTAGCATATCGGTTCTTCGGGAACTTTACAGTTTTATCGACTGTGTTTGCAATATTATATGTTCTCATTCACATCATTCTTGCAAATCCTAGTACAATCCAGGGTCTTGAATTTCCTGGCCTAGACCTACCAGATTCAATAGGTGAAATTGTTGTCTGTGGAGTTCTTGTTCTACGAGGACGGCTTTTTCTAAACACGGTAGGACGCTACCTACAGGCCAGGAAGCAAAGAG GCAGTGATCATGGGGTCAAAGCACAAGGGGATGGATGGTTATTAACTGTTGCTTTAATAGAAGGTAGTAACCTAGCAGCTGTGGACTCGACTGGATATTCTGATCCTTATGTTGTCTTTTCTTGCAATGGAAAAACTAAAACAAGCTCAATCAAGTTCCAAACGCCAAATCCTCAGTGGAATG AAGTTTTTGAATTCGATGCTATGGATGATCCCCCATCTATGATGAATGTTGATGTTTATGACTTTGATGGACCTTTCGATGAAGCTACATCCCTTGGTCATGCTGAAATTAACTTTGTAAAGTCGAACTTATCGGACTTGGTTGATGTATGGATTCCTCTTGAGGGAAATTTAGCTCAGACATGTCAGTCTAAGCTACATTTGAGGGTTTTCTTAAACAATACACGAGGTAATGAGGTTGTCATGGAATACATAACGAAGATGGAGAAAGAGGTTGGAAAAAAG ATAGTCTTGCGGTCTCCTCAAACGAATTCTGCCTTTCAAAAGCTCTTTGGTCTGCCACCAGAAGAGTTTCTCATCAATGATTTTACTTGTCATCTGAAGCGTAAAATGCCTACCCAG GGTCGCATTTTTCTGTCTCCTAGAATAATTGGCTTCCACTCTAACCTTTTTGGACACAAGACCAAGTTTTTCTTTCTTTGGGAGGATATTGATGATATACAAGTGGCTCCTCCATCACTGGCAACTATGGGAAGCCCTTCTCTTTTAATCATCTTGCGCAAAGGCAGAGGTATGGATGCAAAGCATGGAGCTAAGGCAGCTGACCCAGATGGAAGACTGCGGTTCCAGTTCCAGTCGTTTGTTTCATTCAGTGTCGCTAACAG GACAATCATGGCTCTGTGGAGAGCTAGAGCCTTGACCCCTGAGCAGAAGATGCAGTTACTTGAAGAAGAATCTGGAGCAAAAAACCTGCATAGCGAAGAGAGTGGGTCCTTCTTAGGGTTAGAAGATGCTAAAATGTCGGATGTCTTCTCCTCCGTTATCGATCTCTAT ATTAATTCACTGATGGAGTTATTTGATGGAGGTTCTGTGGAGcaaagtgtgatggaaaaaatTGGATGTGTCGACTACACTGTTTCTCAGTGGGAACCCGTACGAGCTGATGTGTACCAAAGGCAAATTCACTACAAATTTGATAAAAATTTGTCTCGCTATGGAGGGGAAGTGACGAGCACCCAGCAAAAAACTCCTCTGCCTGATAAAAAAGGGTGGCTGATTGAAGAAGTGATGGCTCTCCAAGGTGTTTTGCTTGGGGACTATTTCAAC CTTCACTTGAGATATCAGATTGAGGATCTGTCCCCTAAACTGAGAGCATGCAATGTGATCGTGTCATTGGGGATAGCTTGGCTGAAGAGCACCAAGCATCAAAAGAGGATAGCAAAGAATGTTATATCAAATTCATCACTTCGACTGAAGGACATGTTTGCACAACTCGAGAATGAACTACACGCAAAGTAG
- the LOC121983834 gene encoding C2 and GRAM domain-containing protein At1g03370-like isoform X1, with the protein MKLLVHVIEARNLLAMDLNGLSDPYVKLQLGKHRAKTKVVKKNLNPFWDEEFNFRVGDLSEELIVSVLDEDKYFTDDFLGQVKVPLSKVLDSSNLSLGTTWYQLQPKGKKLKSKDCGEICLTISLYQKNIEQAVRSVSDDLISNSDRSSELTKGRNSVSSNGDTELTAVSETNEMDSLKEDKMNAVTFVDRVCQFFGGKNCGTTCSSSRDVSPEKVQVSSTDETLTVQTVDAGSDVPYDELLKIIKPKLQGVEMLADLPGGVLLDQSYSTAPADLNSFLFSPSSNFWQSLADIQGTTEFQAGPWRLENDGETLKRVVTYTKAATRIVKAVAATDEQTYLKADGKNFAVLSSVSTPDVPFGSSFRVEILFSIMPGPVLPSEEQSSRLVISWRMNFLQSTMMKSMIENGARQGLKDSYSEFADFLSQSIKPIDLKETATSKEQILASLQIEKESGWKLAYRFFGNFTVLSTVFAILYVLIHIILANPSTIQGLEFPGLDLPDSIGEIVVCGVLVLRGRLFLNTVGRYLQARKQRGSDHGVKAQGDGWLLTVALIEGSNLAAVDSTGYSDPYVVFSCNGKTKTSSIKFQTPNPQWNEVFEFDAMDDPPSMMNVDVYDFDGPFDEATSLGHAEINFVKSNLSDLVDVWIPLEGNLAQTCQSKLHLRVFLNNTRGNEVVMEYITKMEKEVGKKIVLRSPQTNSAFQKLFGLPPEEFLINDFTCHLKRKMPTQGRIFLSPRIIGFHSNLFGHKTKFFFLWEDIDDIQVAPPSLATMGSPSLLIILRKGRGMDAKHGAKAADPDGRLRFQFQSFVSFSVANRTIMALWRARALTPEQKMQLLEEESGAKNLHSEESGSFLGLEDAKMSDVFSSVIDLYINSLMELFDGGSVEQSVMEKIGCVDYTVSQWEPVRADVYQRQIHYKFDKNLSRYGGEVTSTQQKTPLPDKKGWLIEEVMALQGVLLGDYFNLHLRYQIEDLSPKLRACNVIVSLGIAWLKSTKHQKRIAKNVISNSSLRLKDMFAQLENELHAK; encoded by the exons ATGAAGCTCTTGGTGCATGTTATTGAAGCCAGGAACCTTCTAGCTATGGATCTGAATGGTTTGAGTGATCCTTATGTGAAATTACAGCTAGGAAAACACCGAGCAAAAACTAAGGTTGTTAAAAAGAATCTCAACCCTTTTTGGGATGAAGAGTTTAACTTTCGGGTGGGAGATCTTAGTGAGGAGCTCATAGTGAGTGTCTTGGATGAAGATAAGTACTTCACTGATGATTTTCTGGGCCAGGTGAAGGTTCCACTGTCCAAAGTATTGGATTCTAGCAATTTGTCACTTGGAACGACCTGGTATCAGTTGCAGCCCAAGGGCAAAAAGTTGAAGAGCAAAGATTGTG GAGAAATCTGTCTCACTATATCCTTGTATCAGAAAAACATTGAACAAGCAGTGCGTTCTGTTTCTGATGATCTCATATCAAACTCTGATAGGTCAAGTGAGTTGACAAAGGGAAGGAATTCAGTCTCTTCCAATGGTGATACAGAACTAACTGCTGTGTCAGAAACTAATGAAATGGACTCTCTCAAGGAAGACAAAATGAATGCAGTTACTTTTGTGGATCGAGTGTGTCAGTTTTTTGGTGGGAAAAATTGTGGGACCACTTGTTCTTCCAGTAGGGATGTTAGCCCAGAAAAAGTTCAAGTTTCATCAACTGACGAAACTTTGACTGTGCAAACAGTTGATGCTGGCTCTGATGTCCCATATGATGAATTATTGAAAATCATAAAACCAAAGTTACAAGGAGTTGAAATGCTTGCAGATTTGCCCGGGGGTGTACTTCTTGATCAATCTTATTCTACTGCTCCAGCTGATCTGAACTCGTTTCTCTTTTCTCCAAGTTCAAATTTTTGGCAATCACTAGCTGACATTCAAGGAACAACTGAATTTCAAGCTGGACCTTGGAGACTAGAAAATGATGGAGAGACCTTGAAAAGAGTGGTCACATACACGAAAGCTGCAACAAGAATAGTGAAGGCTGTGGCAGCTACAGATGAGCAGACTTATCTGAAAGCTGACGGGAAAAATTTTGCTGTCCTGTCAAGTGTAAGCACCCCAGATGTGCCTTTTGGTAGCTCTTTCAGGGTAGAGATTCTTTTCTCTATAATGCCAGGCCCTGTGTTGCCATCTGAAGAACAATCATCACGTTTGGTAATATCTTGGCGCATGAATTTTCTGCAGAGCACAATGATGAAATCAATGATCGAAAATGGAGCAAGGCAAGGTTTGAAGGATAGCTATAGTGAGTTTGCTGATTTCCTATCACAGAGTATCAAACCTATTGATTTAAAAGAAACTGCTACAAGTAAGGAGCAGATTTTAGCTTCTTTGCAAATTGAGAAGGAGTCTGGCTGGAAATTAGCATATCGGTTCTTCGGGAACTTTACAGTTTTATCGACTGTGTTTGCAATATTATATGTTCTCATTCACATCATTCTTGCAAATCCTAGTACAATCCAGGGTCTTGAATTTCCTGGCCTAGACCTACCAGATTCAATAGGTGAAATTGTTGTCTGTGGAGTTCTTGTTCTACGAGGACGGCTTTTTCTAAACACGGTAGGACGCTACCTACAGGCCAGGAAGCAAAGAG GCAGTGATCATGGGGTCAAAGCACAAGGGGATGGATGGTTATTAACTGTTGCTTTAATAGAAGGTAGTAACCTAGCAGCTGTGGACTCGACTGGATATTCTGATCCTTATGTTGTCTTTTCTTGCAATGGAAAAACTAAAACAAGCTCAATCAAGTTCCAAACGCCAAATCCTCAGTGGAATG AAGTTTTTGAATTCGATGCTATGGATGATCCCCCATCTATGATGAATGTTGATGTTTATGACTTTGATGGACCTTTCGATGAAGCTACATCCCTTGGTCATGCTGAAATTAACTTTGTAAAGTCGAACTTATCGGACTTGGTTGATGTATGGATTCCTCTTGAGGGAAATTTAGCTCAGACATGTCAGTCTAAGCTACATTTGAGGGTTTTCTTAAACAATACACGAGGTAATGAGGTTGTCATGGAATACATAACGAAGATGGAGAAAGAGGTTGGAAAAAAG ATAGTCTTGCGGTCTCCTCAAACGAATTCTGCCTTTCAAAAGCTCTTTGGTCTGCCACCAGAAGAGTTTCTCATCAATGATTTTACTTGTCATCTGAAGCGTAAAATGCCTACCCAG GGTCGCATTTTTCTGTCTCCTAGAATAATTGGCTTCCACTCTAACCTTTTTGGACACAAGACCAAGTTTTTCTTTCTTTGGGAGGATATTGATGATATACAAGTGGCTCCTCCATCACTGGCAACTATGGGAAGCCCTTCTCTTTTAATCATCTTGCGCAAAGGCAGAGGTATGGATGCAAAGCATGGAGCTAAGGCAGCTGACCCAGATGGAAGACTGCGGTTCCAGTTCCAGTCGTTTGTTTCATTCAGTGTCGCTAACAG GACAATCATGGCTCTGTGGAGAGCTAGAGCCTTGACCCCTGAGCAGAAGATGCAGTTACTTGAAGAAGAATCTGGAGCAAAAAACCTGCATAGCGAAGAGAGTGGGTCCTTCTTAGGGTTAGAAGATGCTAAAATGTCGGATGTCTTCTCCTCCGTTATCGATCTCTAT ATTAATTCACTGATGGAGTTATTTGATGGAGGTTCTGTGGAGcaaagtgtgatggaaaaaatTGGATGTGTCGACTACACTGTTTCTCAGTGGGAACCCGTACGAGCTGATGTGTACCAAAGGCAAATTCACTACAAATTTGATAAAAATTTGTCTCGCTATGGAGGGGAAGTGACGAGCACCCAGCAAAAAACTCCTCTGCCTGATAAAAAAGGGTGGCTGATTGAAGAAGTGATGGCTCTCCAAGGTGTTTTGCTTGGGGACTATTTCAAC CTTCACTTGAGATATCAGATTGAGGATCTGTCCCCTAAACTGAGAGCATGCAATGTGATCGTGTCATTGGGGATAGCTTGGCTGAAGAGCACCAAGCATCAAAAGAGGATAGCAAAGAATGTTATATCAAATTCATCACTTCGACTGAAGGACATGTTTGCACAACTCGAGAATGAACTACACGCAAAGTAG